A stretch of Shinella zoogloeoides DNA encodes these proteins:
- a CDS encoding PopZ family protein — translation MAQPNVAREPSMDEILASIRKIIENNEAQPDLAADADEDEGFAITTESHASLMDHPAVVDRFHSEEEQRTVVQPFQRSEPGQGSQPALSLADVAARVRAASERHVAANRENAEPAAIEPEPVREESPLVAAGLTEASRPVPAEKVEPVMEETVTIEPVLAIAEPAAPSRDIAALVSPAVGERVAQSFGALAEAIDAGPRRSFDEIAEDMLRPMLQEWLDDNLPTLVERLVREEIERVARGPRR, via the coding sequence ATGGCTCAGCCGAATGTAGCGCGTGAACCGTCCATGGATGAGATCCTGGCGTCGATCCGCAAGATCATCGAAAACAACGAAGCACAGCCCGACCTTGCCGCGGATGCCGACGAGGACGAGGGTTTTGCGATCACCACTGAGAGCCATGCGAGCCTCATGGATCATCCCGCCGTGGTCGACCGCTTCCATTCGGAAGAGGAGCAGCGCACCGTGGTGCAGCCGTTCCAGCGGAGCGAGCCGGGGCAGGGCAGTCAGCCGGCCCTGTCGCTGGCCGACGTCGCCGCGCGCGTGCGGGCTGCATCCGAGCGCCATGTCGCCGCCAACCGGGAAAATGCAGAGCCGGCCGCCATCGAGCCGGAACCGGTGCGCGAGGAAAGCCCGCTTGTCGCCGCCGGCCTGACCGAGGCGAGCCGTCCTGTTCCCGCCGAAAAGGTGGAGCCTGTCATGGAAGAGACGGTGACCATCGAGCCTGTTCTGGCGATTGCCGAGCCTGCGGCTCCGAGCCGCGATATCGCCGCCCTCGTTTCGCCCGCGGTCGGCGAGCGTGTCGCGCAGTCCTTCGGCGCGCTGGCCGAGGCCATCGACGCCGGCCCGCGCCGCTCCTTCGACGAGATCGCCGAGGACATGCTGCGTCCGATGCTGCAGGAATGGCTCGATGATAACTTGCCGACGCTCGTAGAGCGGCTGGTGCGCGAAGAGATCGAACGGGTGGCGCGCGGCCCGCGCCGCTGA
- a CDS encoding valine--tRNA ligase: protein MLEKNYDSAAVEPRIAKMWDDADAFRAGEGAKPGAETFTIVIPPPNVTGSLHMGHALNNTLQDIMVRFERMRGKDVLWQPGMDHAGIATQMVVERKLAAEKLPGRREMGREAFVEKVWEWKAESGGLIFNQLKRLGASCDWSRERFTMDEGLSEAVLEVFVSLYKEGLIYKDKRLVNWDPKLLTAISDLEVEQVEVNGNLWHLRYPLEPGVTYQHPVAFDEDGKPTEFETRDYLVVATTRPETMLGDTGIAVNPEDERYKSIVGKHVILPIVGRKIPIVADEYPDPTAGTGAVKMTPAHDFNDFDVGKRHDLRQVNVLTIDGRITIKDNEDFLEGLDHPAALHGAWDELEGKDRFEARKIIVTIFEEAGLLDKIEPHKHTVPHGDRGGVPIEPRLTEQWYVDAKTLAQPAIASVREGRTNFVPKNWEKTYYEWMENIQPWCVSRQLWWGHQIPAWYGPDGQVFVEKTEEEALHAAIQHYIAHEGPWKAWVEEKLENFAPGEILTRDEDVLDTWFSSALWPFSTLGWPEQTRELERYYQTDVLVTGFDIIFFWVARMMMMGLHFMKDEFGNPVEPFHTVYVHALVRDKNGQKMSKSKGNVIDPLELIDEYGADALRFTLAIMAAQGRDVKLDPARIAGYRNFGTKLWNATRFAEMNGVKADPKFVPETASLTINRWILTELARTARDVTEAIETYRFNDAAGTLYRFIWNQFCDWYLELLKPVFIGEDEAAKAESQACAAYVLEETYKLLHPFMPFMTEELWAHTAGEGVTRDSMICHASWPTPAYADDAAADEINWLVDLVTGIRSVRAEMNVPPSATAPLVVVGANALTKARLATHDSAIRRLARVEDIRLEDTAPKGAAQIVVGEATACLPLGSLIDLAAEKARLEKAIDKAKAEAARIEGKLSNEKFVANAKPEVVETERERMAELDQQLASLSVALARVSEAG from the coding sequence ATGCTTGAAAAAAATTATGATTCCGCAGCGGTCGAGCCGCGAATTGCCAAGATGTGGGACGACGCGGACGCCTTCCGCGCCGGCGAGGGGGCAAAGCCCGGCGCCGAGACCTTCACCATCGTCATCCCGCCGCCGAACGTGACCGGCTCCCTGCATATGGGCCACGCGCTCAACAACACACTGCAGGACATCATGGTCCGCTTCGAGCGCATGCGCGGCAAGGACGTGCTGTGGCAGCCGGGCATGGACCATGCCGGCATCGCGACCCAGATGGTCGTAGAGCGCAAGCTTGCCGCCGAAAAGCTTCCCGGCCGCCGCGAGATGGGCCGCGAGGCCTTCGTCGAGAAGGTCTGGGAGTGGAAGGCGGAATCGGGCGGCCTGATCTTCAACCAGCTGAAGCGCCTCGGCGCCTCCTGCGACTGGTCGCGCGAGCGCTTCACCATGGATGAGGGGCTTTCCGAGGCCGTTCTCGAAGTCTTCGTCTCGCTTTACAAGGAAGGCCTGATCTACAAGGACAAGCGTCTTGTGAACTGGGACCCGAAGCTCCTGACCGCGATCTCCGACCTCGAAGTCGAGCAGGTCGAGGTCAACGGCAATCTATGGCACTTGCGCTACCCGCTGGAGCCGGGCGTCACCTACCAGCATCCCGTCGCCTTCGACGAGGACGGCAAGCCGACGGAATTCGAGACGCGCGATTATCTCGTCGTCGCCACGACCCGTCCGGAAACCATGCTGGGCGACACCGGTATCGCGGTGAACCCGGAGGACGAACGCTACAAGTCCATCGTCGGCAAGCATGTCATCCTGCCCATCGTCGGCCGCAAGATCCCGATCGTCGCGGATGAGTATCCGGATCCGACCGCCGGCACCGGCGCCGTCAAGATGACGCCCGCGCACGACTTCAACGACTTCGACGTCGGCAAGCGCCACGATCTGCGTCAGGTCAACGTCCTGACCATCGACGGCAGGATCACGATCAAGGACAACGAGGATTTCCTGGAAGGCCTCGATCATCCCGCAGCGCTGCACGGCGCATGGGACGAGCTTGAAGGCAAGGACCGCTTCGAAGCGCGCAAGATCATCGTCACGATCTTCGAGGAGGCCGGCCTTCTCGACAAGATCGAGCCGCACAAGCATACGGTTCCCCACGGCGACCGCGGTGGCGTGCCGATCGAGCCGCGCCTGACCGAGCAATGGTATGTCGACGCCAAGACGCTCGCCCAGCCGGCCATCGCCTCCGTCCGTGAGGGCCGCACCAACTTCGTGCCGAAGAACTGGGAAAAGACCTATTACGAGTGGATGGAGAACATCCAGCCGTGGTGCGTCTCCCGCCAGCTCTGGTGGGGTCACCAGATTCCTGCCTGGTACGGCCCGGACGGTCAGGTCTTCGTGGAGAAGACCGAGGAGGAGGCGCTGCACGCCGCCATCCAGCACTACATTGCCCATGAAGGCCCGTGGAAGGCCTGGGTCGAGGAGAAGCTGGAGAATTTTGCGCCGGGCGAGATCCTGACGCGCGACGAGGACGTGCTCGACACCTGGTTTTCCTCGGCCCTCTGGCCGTTCTCGACGCTCGGCTGGCCGGAACAGACCAGGGAGCTGGAGAGATATTACCAGACCGACGTTCTCGTCACCGGCTTCGACATCATCTTCTTCTGGGTCGCCCGCATGATGATGATGGGCCTGCACTTCATGAAGGACGAGTTCGGCAATCCGGTCGAACCGTTCCACACTGTCTATGTTCACGCGCTGGTGCGCGACAAGAACGGGCAGAAGATGTCGAAGTCGAAGGGCAACGTCATCGACCCGCTCGAGCTGATCGACGAATACGGTGCGGACGCGCTGCGCTTCACGCTGGCCATCATGGCCGCGCAGGGTCGCGACGTTAAGCTCGATCCGGCCCGCATCGCCGGCTACCGCAACTTCGGCACCAAGCTGTGGAACGCCACGCGCTTTGCCGAGATGAACGGCGTGAAGGCCGATCCGAAGTTCGTGCCGGAGACGGCGTCGCTGACAATCAACCGCTGGATCCTGACCGAGCTTGCCCGCACGGCGCGCGACGTCACCGAGGCCATCGAGACCTACCGCTTCAACGATGCGGCCGGTACGCTCTACCGCTTCATCTGGAACCAGTTCTGCGACTGGTACCTGGAACTCCTGAAGCCGGTGTTCATCGGCGAGGACGAGGCCGCCAAGGCGGAATCGCAGGCCTGCGCCGCCTATGTGCTGGAAGAGACCTACAAGCTCCTCCACCCCTTCATGCCCTTCATGACGGAAGAGCTGTGGGCGCATACCGCGGGCGAGGGCGTGACGCGCGACAGCATGATCTGCCACGCTTCCTGGCCGACGCCGGCCTATGCGGACGACGCGGCGGCCGACGAGATCAACTGGCTGGTCGATCTTGTCACCGGCATCCGTTCCGTCCGCGCCGAGATGAACGTGCCGCCGAGCGCGACGGCTCCCCTCGTCGTCGTGGGCGCCAACGCGCTGACGAAGGCGCGGCTCGCCACGCACGATTCGGCGATCCGCCGTCTTGCCCGCGTCGAGGACATTCGTCTCGAGGATACCGCCCCGAAGGGCGCTGCGCAGATCGTCGTCGGCGAGGCGACCGCCTGCCTGCCGCTCGGCAGCCTGATCGACCTTGCCGCCGAAAAGGCCCGTCTCGAAAAGGCGATCGACAAGGCGAAGGCGGAGGCCGCGCGCATCGAAGGCAAGCTGTCGAACGAAAAGTTCGTCGCCAACGCCAAGCCTGAAGTGGTCGAGACCGAGCGTGAGCGCATGGCCGAGCTTGACCAGCAGCTCGCAAGCCTCTCGGTAGCGCTCGCCCGCGTCAGCGAAGCGGGTTGA
- a CDS encoding OmpP1/FadL family transporter, whose amino-acid sequence MRKNKLGLGAMAAISLLAATSAHAGGLERGGYNIDLLFDPSDYAAEAAVTYVNPQRKLNNVRDSDTGLNPIGGGNLNNRPNNGIGATEGYWVPRVGFKASIGDAVNCMADYSEPWGAHLNQGANWAGANENIEIKIDTENYAATCSYSFDVGPGQLRLIGGGFYQEVSGFQERLVADPIGLGLGPLTGVGRLDMKGDGWGWRAGVAYEIEEYALRTSLVYNSAVDLDNLSGTLNLTQLPAGVTPITGKITPVYGSVSLPDSLEFKFQTGIAPNWLAFGSVKWTDWSQLQSIPFCAKGTGPCVPGLPTGSSNPELTSIDLLYRDGWTVSGGVGHKFNDQWSGALSLTWDRGVSTGVGTHTDTWTVGAGVSYAATENIELRLAGALGLLTSGSSGATTRDGRTYGQRASYDFDNDLVTAISTSLKIKF is encoded by the coding sequence ATGCGTAAGAATAAACTTGGCCTCGGCGCGATGGCGGCGATCTCGCTGCTCGCGGCCACGTCCGCTCATGCCGGCGGTCTGGAGCGTGGCGGCTACAATATCGATCTGTTGTTCGATCCCTCGGACTATGCGGCGGAAGCGGCAGTTACCTATGTTAATCCGCAGCGCAAGCTTAATAACGTTCGCGACAGCGATACCGGTTTAAATCCCATAGGTGGCGGTAACTTGAATAATCGCCCGAACAACGGCATTGGCGCGACAGAAGGTTACTGGGTTCCGCGGGTCGGTTTCAAGGCTTCGATCGGCGATGCCGTCAACTGCATGGCTGATTATTCCGAGCCTTGGGGCGCTCACTTGAACCAAGGAGCCAATTGGGCCGGCGCAAACGAGAATATCGAAATCAAGATTGATACCGAAAACTATGCGGCGACTTGCTCCTACTCCTTCGATGTCGGGCCAGGACAATTGCGCCTGATCGGTGGTGGTTTCTATCAGGAGGTATCTGGCTTCCAAGAGCGCCTCGTGGCTGATCCCATTGGTCTTGGCCTTGGTCCGCTCACGGGCGTTGGCCGCCTTGATATGAAAGGTGATGGCTGGGGCTGGCGTGCGGGCGTAGCCTATGAAATCGAGGAATATGCGCTGCGTACAAGCCTCGTCTATAACAGCGCCGTCGATCTGGATAATCTCAGCGGCACCCTGAATTTGACGCAGCTTCCGGCAGGGGTGACTCCTATTACGGGCAAGATTACTCCGGTCTACGGTTCCGTCAGCCTGCCGGATTCGCTTGAGTTCAAGTTCCAGACTGGTATCGCTCCCAATTGGCTGGCTTTCGGCTCGGTCAAGTGGACTGATTGGAGTCAGCTTCAGAGCATACCCTTCTGTGCCAAGGGAACGGGGCCTTGCGTTCCAGGCCTCCCAACGGGTTCATCGAATCCTGAACTCACCTCGATCGACCTCCTCTATCGTGACGGCTGGACGGTTAGCGGTGGCGTTGGCCACAAGTTCAACGACCAGTGGAGCGGCGCTCTCAGCCTCACCTGGGACCGTGGCGTGAGCACGGGTGTCGGCACGCATACGGATACCTGGACCGTTGGCGCCGGCGTGTCCTATGCCGCGACCGAGAATATCGAACTGCGCCTTGCCGGTGCTCTCGGCCTGCTGACGAGCGGTTCGTCCGGCGCGACCACCAGGGACGGTCGTACATACGGTCAGCGCGCGTCCTACGACTTCGACAACGACCTCGTGACCGCAATCTCGACCTCGCTGAAGATCAAGTTCTGA
- the exoR gene encoding exopolysaccharide production regulator ExoR codes for MKVVVMGLCLSLSSWMAPQALAFDPQSGVSKESGPFDLFKFGFFSYKEGRKDDAVEAYRYAAEKGHTGSRWALANMYADGDGVPENDLEAFKIYSEIAQAGVEPGSEDTGYFANALIALASYYRRGIPDSPVKIDLAQARQLYFQAASAFGIPEAQFQLGRMMLTGEGGSVSVHQAKKWLNRARSKGHAGAMGLFGNIIFQEGDAARGLAFMTAALDHCPPKDCGWLQANQEEAFSVASEADRRKGVALAQNIRANPEE; via the coding sequence ATGAAAGTAGTGGTAATGGGCCTTTGCCTTTCGCTGTCCTCCTGGATGGCGCCCCAGGCCCTCGCATTCGATCCGCAGTCCGGCGTCAGCAAGGAGAGCGGTCCGTTCGACCTCTTCAAGTTTGGGTTCTTCTCCTACAAGGAGGGGCGCAAGGACGATGCCGTCGAGGCCTATCGCTACGCGGCGGAAAAGGGCCATACCGGCTCGCGCTGGGCGCTCGCCAACATGTATGCCGATGGCGACGGTGTGCCGGAGAACGATCTGGAGGCCTTCAAGATCTACAGCGAGATCGCCCAGGCCGGCGTCGAGCCGGGTTCCGAGGATACGGGCTACTTCGCCAATGCGCTGATCGCTCTCGCCAGCTACTACCGTCGCGGCATTCCCGACAGCCCCGTCAAGATCGACCTTGCGCAGGCGCGCCAACTCTATTTCCAGGCGGCCTCCGCCTTCGGCATTCCTGAAGCCCAATTCCAGCTCGGCCGCATGATGCTGACGGGCGAGGGCGGCTCCGTCAGCGTGCATCAGGCCAAGAAGTGGCTGAACCGCGCGCGCAGCAAGGGCCATGCCGGTGCGATGGGCCTCTTCGGCAACATCATCTTCCAGGAGGGCGACGCCGCCCGGGGCCTCGCTTTCATGACGGCCGCTCTCGACCATTGCCCGCCGAAGGACTGTGGCTGGCTGCAGGCCAATCAGGAAGAAGCCTTCTCCGTCGCCAGCGAGGCGGATCGCCGCAAGGGCGTCGCGCTCGCGCAGAATATCCGGGCCAATCCCGAGGAATAA
- the xth gene encoding exodeoxyribonuclease III produces MKIATWNINGVRARLDNLVAWLKESNPDIVGLQEIKTVDEGFPRAEIEALGYHVETHGQKGFNGVALLSKIRPDEVNRGLPGGDGDEQSRFIEGVFSVEGGVIRFCCLYLPNGNPPDDPVKYPYKLSWMDRLAAFAEDRLALEEPLILAGDYNVIPEPHDCWDVKVWEKDALYLPPTRQAFRRLENLGFTDAVRASTDAAPLYTFWDYQAGCWPKNNGIRIDHLMLSAEASDRLVSTGIEKHVRNWEKPSDHVPVVAVLDFAA; encoded by the coding sequence ATCAAGATCGCCACCTGGAACATCAACGGCGTGCGGGCACGCCTCGACAATCTGGTCGCCTGGCTGAAGGAATCCAATCCCGACATCGTCGGGCTGCAGGAGATCAAGACCGTCGACGAGGGCTTTCCGCGCGCCGAGATCGAAGCGCTCGGCTACCATGTCGAGACCCATGGCCAGAAAGGCTTCAACGGCGTCGCGCTCCTTTCGAAAATCCGCCCCGACGAGGTGAACCGCGGCCTTCCCGGCGGCGACGGCGACGAGCAGTCCCGCTTCATCGAGGGCGTTTTCTCCGTCGAGGGCGGCGTCATCCGTTTCTGCTGCCTCTATCTTCCGAACGGCAACCCGCCGGACGATCCGGTGAAATATCCCTACAAGCTCTCGTGGATGGACCGACTCGCCGCCTTCGCCGAGGACCGGCTCGCGCTGGAGGAACCGCTGATTCTCGCAGGCGACTACAATGTCATTCCCGAGCCGCACGACTGCTGGGACGTGAAGGTGTGGGAGAAGGACGCGCTCTACCTGCCGCCGACCCGCCAGGCCTTCCGCCGCCTCGAAAATCTCGGTTTCACCGATGCCGTGCGCGCTTCCACGGATGCCGCGCCGCTTTATACGTTCTGGGATTACCAGGCGGGGTGCTGGCCGAAGAACAACGGCATCCGCATCGACCATCTGATGCTGTCGGCCGAGGCCTCCGACCGCCTCGTCTCGACGGGCATCGAGAAGCATGTGCGCAACTGGGAAAAGCCGTCGGACCACGTTCCGGTGGTGGCGGTGCTGGATTTCGCGGCCTGA
- the erpA gene encoding iron-sulfur cluster insertion protein ErpA: MTDKSVTISDAAARRIASILGAAPEKQALRVSVEGGGCSGFSYKFDLVEDRQDDDLLLEKDDARVLIDQLSLVYMDGSEIDFVDNLLGQSFQIRNPNAVASCGCGTSFSI; this comes from the coding sequence ATGACCGACAAGTCCGTAACCATCTCCGACGCCGCCGCACGGCGCATCGCGTCCATCCTCGGCGCCGCGCCGGAAAAGCAGGCGCTGCGCGTTTCCGTCGAGGGCGGCGGCTGCTCCGGCTTTTCCTACAAGTTCGACCTCGTCGAAGACCGGCAGGACGACGACCTGCTTCTCGAAAAGGACGATGCCCGGGTGCTGATCGACCAGCTTTCCCTCGTCTACATGGACGGCTCGGAGATCGACTTCGTCGATAACCTGCTCGGCCAGTCCTTCCAGATCAGGAATCCGAACGCCGTCGCGAGCTGCGGCTGCGGCACCAGCTTCTCGATCTGA
- a CDS encoding deoxyguanosinetriphosphate triphosphohydrolase, whose translation MTFDRHALGFGAGQRALYASDPWATRGRLFPEGESPTRSDFQRDRDRIVHTTAFRRLKHKTQVFIAADGDHYRTRLTHTIEVAQIARALARALKLDEDLAEGVALVHDFGHTPFGHTGEDALHEVLEPFGGFDHNAQSLRIVTKLERRYADFDGLNLTWESLEGLVKHNGPLIGPTGKCTHGEDVPRPILEYCAVHDLELGSFASLEAQVAAIADDIAYNTHDIDDGLRSGFLDFEMLEEVPFLARLMKEVRDRYPGLEDARFTHEIMRRQITAMVEDVISYAQQAIREERPESAEDVRKAHRCLATFSEEMSVTDRQIKKLLFSRIYRHPEVMRVRANAASILTDLYHAYMDDPQLMQGHYWVDRIATMPESARARHVGDYLAGMTDNYAINTHRRLFDHTPELR comes from the coding sequence ATGACGTTTGACAGACATGCGCTGGGCTTCGGCGCCGGACAACGCGCCCTCTATGCTTCCGACCCCTGGGCGACCCGCGGTCGGCTTTTCCCGGAGGGGGAGAGCCCGACGCGCTCGGACTTCCAGCGCGACCGCGATCGCATCGTCCATACCACCGCCTTCCGCCGCCTCAAGCACAAGACGCAGGTCTTCATCGCCGCCGACGGCGATCATTACCGCACGCGCCTGACCCATACGATCGAGGTGGCGCAGATCGCCCGCGCGCTGGCCCGCGCCCTGAAGCTCGACGAGGACCTGGCCGAGGGCGTCGCGCTGGTGCACGATTTCGGCCACACGCCCTTCGGCCATACCGGCGAGGATGCGCTGCATGAGGTGCTGGAGCCCTTCGGCGGCTTCGACCACAATGCGCAATCGCTGCGCATCGTCACCAAGCTGGAGCGGCGTTACGCCGATTTCGACGGGCTGAACCTCACCTGGGAAAGTCTCGAAGGCCTCGTCAAGCACAACGGACCGCTGATCGGCCCGACCGGAAAATGCACGCACGGGGAAGACGTGCCGCGGCCGATCCTCGAATATTGCGCTGTGCACGACCTGGAGCTTGGCAGCTTTGCCAGCCTGGAGGCGCAGGTGGCGGCCATCGCCGACGATATTGCCTACAACACGCACGATATCGACGACGGTCTGCGCTCCGGCTTCCTCGATTTCGAGATGCTGGAGGAAGTGCCGTTCCTCGCCAGGCTGATGAAGGAAGTGCGCGACCGCTATCCGGGGCTTGAGGATGCACGCTTCACCCACGAGATCATGCGCCGGCAGATCACGGCCATGGTCGAGGACGTCATCAGCTATGCACAGCAGGCGATCCGTGAGGAGCGTCCCGAAAGCGCCGAGGACGTGCGCAAGGCCCATCGCTGCCTTGCCACGTTTTCCGAGGAAATGTCGGTGACGGACAGGCAGATCAAGAAGCTGTTGTTCTCGCGCATCTATCGCCACCCGGAGGTGATGCGGGTGAGGGCGAATGCCGCCTCGATCCTCACGGACCTCTATCACGCCTATATGGACGACCCGCAGCTCATGCAGGGGCACTACTGGGTGGACCGCATCGCGACCATGCCGGAATCGGCGCGCGCGCGCCATGTCGGCGATTATCTTGCGGGAATGACCGACAACTACGCGATCAACACACATCGCCGTCTGTTTGACCATACCCCCGAATTGCGATAG
- the argS gene encoding arginine--tRNA ligase yields the protein MNLFTDFDSRIKTVLESLEIVREKRSELDFGRISVEPPRDQSHGDVATNAAMVLAKPLGLNPRALADLIVAELKNDPEVADVSVAGPGFINVRLSVAYWQKLLAAVVKAGADYGRGSLGAGRKVNVEYVSANPTGPMHVGHCRGAVVGDALANLLAFAGYDVTKEYYINDAGSQIDVLARSAFLRYREALGETIGEIPSGLYPGDYLVPVGEALAAEHGTSLRAMPEQQWMPIVKEKTIAMMMAMIREDLAALNVHHDIFFSERSLHAGNGAPIRTAINDLTFKGHVYKGVLPPPKGQLPEDWEDREQTLFRSTEVGDDIDRPLIKSDGSYTYFAADVAYFKDKFDRGFDEMIYVLGADHGGYVKRLEAVARAVSEGKAKLTVLLCQLVKLYRNGEPVKMSKRSGDFVTLRDVVEEVGRDSVRFMMLYRKNSEPLDFDFAKVTEQSKDNPVFYVQYAHARCMSVFRQAAEAFPGLDIASLDLAGAIAGNISDPSELQLLAKLAEYPRVVEGAALAQEPHRIAFYLYDLASAFHGHWNKGKEQPELRFVNDKNRELSIARLGLVHAVASVLKSGLSITGTAAPDEMR from the coding sequence ATGAACCTTTTTACAGATTTCGACAGCAGAATCAAAACCGTACTCGAAAGTCTCGAGATCGTGCGTGAAAAGCGATCCGAACTCGACTTCGGCCGCATCAGCGTCGAACCGCCGCGCGACCAGAGCCATGGCGACGTCGCGACCAATGCGGCGATGGTTCTTGCAAAGCCCCTCGGCCTCAACCCGCGCGCGCTCGCCGATCTCATCGTCGCCGAACTGAAGAACGACCCGGAAGTCGCCGACGTGAGCGTTGCCGGGCCGGGCTTCATCAATGTCCGTCTTTCGGTCGCCTACTGGCAGAAGCTGCTTGCCGCCGTCGTCAAGGCCGGCGCGGACTACGGGCGCGGCTCGCTCGGCGCAGGCCGCAAGGTCAATGTCGAATATGTCTCGGCCAATCCGACAGGTCCGATGCATGTCGGCCATTGCCGCGGCGCGGTGGTGGGCGATGCGCTTGCCAACCTGCTCGCCTTCGCCGGCTATGACGTGACGAAGGAATACTACATCAACGACGCCGGCTCGCAGATCGACGTGCTGGCCCGCTCCGCCTTCCTGCGTTACCGCGAGGCGCTGGGCGAGACCATCGGCGAAATCCCGTCGGGCCTCTATCCGGGCGACTATCTGGTCCCGGTGGGCGAGGCGCTGGCGGCTGAGCATGGCACGTCGCTGCGCGCCATGCCCGAGCAGCAGTGGATGCCGATCGTCAAGGAAAAGACCATCGCGATGATGATGGCGATGATCCGCGAGGATCTCGCCGCCCTCAACGTCCACCACGATATCTTCTTCTCTGAGCGCTCGCTGCACGCCGGCAACGGCGCGCCGATCCGCACCGCCATCAACGACCTCACCTTCAAGGGCCATGTCTACAAGGGCGTGCTGCCGCCGCCGAAGGGGCAGCTTCCGGAAGACTGGGAAGACCGCGAGCAGACGCTCTTCCGCTCGACGGAGGTGGGCGACGATATCGACCGCCCGCTGATCAAGTCGGACGGTTCCTATACGTACTTCGCCGCCGACGTCGCCTACTTCAAGGACAAGTTCGACCGTGGCTTCGACGAGATGATCTATGTGCTCGGCGCGGACCATGGCGGTTACGTCAAGCGCCTGGAGGCCGTCGCCCGCGCCGTCTCCGAGGGGAAGGCGAAGCTGACCGTGCTGCTGTGCCAGCTCGTCAAGCTCTACCGCAACGGCGAGCCGGTGAAGATGTCGAAGCGTTCCGGCGATTTCGTCACGCTGCGCGACGTAGTCGAGGAAGTCGGCCGCGATTCGGTGCGCTTCATGATGCTCTACCGCAAGAACAGCGAGCCGCTCGACTTCGACTTCGCCAAGGTAACCGAGCAGTCCAAGGACAATCCGGTCTTCTACGTGCAATATGCCCATGCGCGCTGCATGTCGGTGTTCCGTCAAGCCGCGGAAGCCTTCCCGGGTCTTGATATCGCCTCGCTCGATCTTGCCGGTGCGATCGCCGGAAACATCTCGGATCCGAGCGAGTTGCAGCTTCTGGCGAAGCTCGCAGAATATCCGCGTGTCGTCGAAGGCGCTGCACTGGCTCAGGAGCCTCATCGCATCGCGTTTTATCTCTATGATCTTGCCAGCGCGTTCCATGGACACTGGAACAAGGGTAAAGAGCAGCCGGAATTACGGTTTGTTAACGATAAAAATAGAGAATTGAGTATCGCCAGACTTGGGCTGGTGCACGCTGTCGCGTCTGTTCTTAAGTCGGGCCTGTCCATTACAGGCACCGCAGCACCGGACGAAATGCGATAA